The Alnus glutinosa chromosome 10, dhAlnGlut1.1, whole genome shotgun sequence DNA window TTTTCCATCTTAAATTTGTGGGAGTTTTTTGAAATGTAGACATTAGCTGTTCCTTTTTAGTGtgtttcttgtatactttccaGTACTAGAGTTGTGCTGCGTTATtgtgacttttcttttttaatgaattactTTTAAGAAGTATTAGTCTTTTGTACTACCCCTATCAGACTCTGTCGGCTGGCTGACTTCATTACTTATTTATCTTGCATGGGTTCTGATGAAAGTTAAAATATACTTTGTCCAACTAACACCttagattctctctctctctctctctctctctctctctctctctctctcagcttaCCTTCATTCTCATTTTGACAGGAGAGCTGAACAAACTTAAAGAGCTTGTTGTTGatgcaaaagaaaaaggtgtaAAAGTGGTATCTGCTGTGGTCAAAAGGATGCTTGAGAAAAACATGTTCCTCTTTGGGTGTTTGGAGATAAATGAAGGTTCTGTTACAGAGACAGTGAATCAACTTACAAAATTGCAGAATGCCCGCATTCAAGTTTTATATAATAAGTATGTTGTCAacatattacttttattttgtatttttctttattcaacATATCACTGATGATATTGCATATTCTGCACATTTTCTTACTCTGTTCCTGCTTTCCTTTCAACTAACAGGTTATTTGCTGATAGTCGGACAGAGCACTTCCTCCATATGGACTTGGTAAGTAACAAAGTGCCTTATGAGATACATTGACATAAGTTTATACTCTATTTGAGCAGACATATGAACATGCATATCAACTATGTGGATTTCACTTTAAAAGACATTAATTGGTGAAACATATatggtttttctttctaattgtaGTGGCACACTTGGGTTGAGATTTTCTATGAATCTGAGCCTAGTTCCAAATTCTGAAAATTGTGAATCGCatccacacaaacacaaaaaaaaatatgtgatacAACATAGAAGTTGGAAATTTTTCCAAAACTGTGGCATGTACACAACAATAGAATATTACCAAATAACTTTACTTTTAATATCTGTAATTGTATCCTTCCCCTCTTTGATTTTTATCCCATTCAATAAGATTCTTTTTGTACCATAAATGTCGTGTGCGTTGCTGTGGTCCAGTGCACAATTGCTGTGACTCAGTTGAGTGTACAATGGCAGATATCAATTCTGGGCATGTGCAGGGCATATCCCACACATTTCAAAGCATGGCAAAGGGGATGCCATGTCATACTTGTTGTCCAACGGCAACGTGGTTTTTATTAATCATCCATACATGGATTGATAGATCAGGTGGGTATGCTACATCCTTAATATTTGGTAAAACTAGCAATGAATGGTGTAAGATTGGTTTGGTTTTGGTCGTGGTAAGCAATGACTATTTCTAATGGTCCTTGGACCAATTACATTTCCTTCCCCCATGGAAAGGATGGAGGATGAGGTCTATTCTCATGCAGGTGGCGTATTCACCTACCAATGAAAAGCATTGATGACTGGTGGCCTATCCCCcccgcccaaaaaaaaaaggctgctGGGAATCATCTAATGTAAACCAATCCAATTGTAAAGATAATTTGGAAAAAGCAAAGTGAGTCACAGTGGATCTTAGATGACTCCAGACCAAACCCAAGTTTTTGACCTGCAGTACATAAAAGAACATGTCAATTTGAATCGTTCTGCTGGGAGTGCTTATTTGACTTTCATTGATTGCTGTTGGTGAGGGAGCCATAGTTGGTGAGAACAACCAATGATCTGGTTGTCTGAATGCTAATTTTGAATAGCATTGTTGACAATGGTATTGTTTTGATATACTTGTTTCTAGTACTTTGGGCATCTTCGTGACAAtaatattttccatttttttttcttgttttggttaATTACCTTTCATGCTATACTCGAACATTATCTGATCATGGTTTGATAGTTTTAACAATTCATTCAGCCCCTAGGTCCACAAAAGTCGATTTGTTATAAATAGGTCAGGTAAACACAACTCTGTTAGTTAAAACTACCACCCAATCTAATAAGAGGATTTTGAGGTATGGGTGGATTGACAGGCTGGGCAGGTTTTGTCTGATATAGGTTTTTTTAGCAACTTATGAGATTTTTGATAAGGTGATCTTTCATTTGACATAATGGGTGCTATGAATTTCCTTTTATCCTTATCTTCGAGTTAGATTTTGGTTTAGACTGCATCTGACATACATTGTTGTTCCCCCATGTACTAGGGTATGGAAGTTGACTTGAATGTTGTCCAGGAAAAGTCAACAGAATATGCAGAGGCCAAGAAATTGGCCATTGAAGGTATTGTATTTTTCCTCACCAAATTCAGCAGAAACAGAATAATCGATCATTTTATTATGGAAGTAacttttatgttatgaattggTATCATGATGGTGAGTGGTGCTATTGTTTATCATTCTAGAAAGTTAGTATAGTGCATCCGGTCTTGAAGATATCTACATGTAATAATTTTTGGCTATTTTTTTCCGTTCTGCTTTGCTTCACAGTGCATCCTAAAAGATGTATCAGTTAATTTTAGGATTTCAGTGGGGACATCCTGATGTGACTCGTTTAGTTATTTTTGGGTCTGAACACCAATATGATTTTCAATGAtcttacctatatatatatatatatatatatatatatatatataggtgacTTGTCATAATTTGATTGGTATTGACTTGGCATTTGACAGtttctataaaaaaatttggacatAAGTTGGGTTCAAggacctatttgttatttttgcatactACAGTGAGCTCTTAACAAATTTTTATACCACACAGAGCTTATTATAAATCGATGTAACCATATTAgtctgattttgcattttttcctaCTAAATAATTTCTAAACTAGTTATGAAATCCCCAATCCCACATTTCCTCTACGTACTCTTTTAGAATGACGACATTTGCATTTATGTTATTAGAACGCATGGTTTTATTAAACAGTTTCACACTCCAATATTTTCCCAAGATAACTAGCAATCTTCTttgccaaaaaaagaagaaaagatattaCTATGCACTATTTTATGGTgccatatatataatacaaatttcttttaattttctggGCATTTTTACAGATGTTTATGTCAACTGGCCTACTTCCACACTTTTATTTATGGTCATTTAACTTCTTATTTCTGCTTTTCATCATGATTTCTTGTTAAAGAGGCCAGCAAGGTAGTGGATGTTCAAGACATAAAGCACATATCAGAGGATAAAAAATTGATTGGAGATGAAATGCAGAAGATCGTAGATGACTGGAATGTCCAAAGAGATATTTTTAATCAACAAAGAGGATTCAGCCAGCAACCTCCTGAAGAACAGCAGCAGCTCCTGctgctacaagaagaagagcaaCAGCAAGATCAAGATGATGAAGACTTTGATCAACAGCTGGAACGATTGCTATCCAAAGCATAATGGCTACGTTGGAGCTTCATAAAAGGTTCAGGGGCACGGATGGTCTCTGAGAATGCCATCCTAATTAATTTCACTTTGATACAAAACCATCTCCTCCTCCCTTTTTTTGTTACAGATGGGAAGAATGCTCATGAGTGCCTTGGGCTTGGTTCTAGCTTGTGTGATTTATTATGCATTCTGTATGCAGAAACGATTTAATATGTCCATTTAAATGAGTGCATGTGTAGTCTTGTAGATGTAAAATCATGAACAATGGCTCCGTCTAAGCTGCATGTTTAGAATATGCCTTCGATTAATTTGTTCGAAGCTTCCTATTTTTAGACGCTTCAATTTTGCAGTTGACattagtttaattttgtttagtgTTTGTAGGAGAACGGAAGGCTATGTTGCCGGTATATAAATTGTAGTGGAGGgttaaaattaagaaagaaatgtTATTTCGTATTTCTGTGTTTTCTTCCATCATTTTCTATTGACATGGCATTGTTAATCAacccttgattattattttatttttctttataattaagATTACTCTAATGGTAGATTGACCATCATTTTCATTTCTCTGTCTGGTTGGTTGCATTTGCTTTTTAATAGCTTGGCAAATCCCTCCATAAGGTAAGGATTTCgagatgttttatttgaatttagaggTGAAAATTAAGAAGTGATTTTGGTGagatcacacattgaaaaagtgttatctatgaagAAGATTGTTTGATATACTTTtgagtgttttatattttcaatatatatatatatatatcaagagaTGGTGGTGTGACCACCTATCTTTTCCCAAGAGTAGCCGTGCAACCACTTTATCTCTTCGGTTAGAGATGGTCGTGCGACCACTCTAGTTAAGGTAGCCATAAGATAACCTCTAATTTGTTGGAGTAACCGTGCACaactacatttttttattatttatataaaaaagaaattatatgcAAGAAGTCAATTCCtattcttgaaaaaaataaatatgtattttctcaaaaaattttgataaggtgtatgatgtttttttgtattttctttttaacaaatatATTTTAGGGTTGGAAAATAGGAACAACTTTCAATCACGTTCAGTGTTCATGCACCAAAAATACAACATATGTAAAAGTACAACCGACAAAATAGAAAACCTCTTTCACGATGGTCCCAATGGGCCATTTTTTGGGATGTAAAAGTACAAATTTCCTTTTTGAGATGTAAGAGGTGCTCACATTTCCTCGTGACACAGTAAAATACGAAGAATAGTTCATAATACATATCCCAATtattatagggaaaaaaaaatccatatttcCATAAGACATATTATGATAAGAACCCAAAGGtttttatcaattgaaaaaaaatataataattaaaaagataaatcGACAACTTCAAAAGATTTCAACATTAAATTGATCACTTGGAGATCAGAATCAACCTTCAATTGTTGCATAAAGCAATTGACGTTTCTCACTAATTGAATTGCCATACAACATCTACGTCATTTTATAAAGAGTATTAAATCTTACTCCAGGagaatatttattataaaataatgctTAAAATAAGGAGATTACAACAATATGCATGCAATCATAGTATTAgtaaaaatattgatattttgcAATCCTATCAACAATCCAACAAGAGTaattatattgtaaattatctatatatatatatatatatatatatatatatatatatatatatatattcatactcTGATAACACCAACATAAGGCTTCATCGCAGACCCAATCCACATATACCCATTATGCTCTTCAACTTCACTGACAGAGTCAAGTGAATTCCCACCCTTTCCATCCAACACGCCTATAACTTTTTCCTCTGCATCGTATTTTGCTGCCACGATATCTTTTGTCCCCCATCCCTATGCGATCACACTTTCAGTTTCATGCAGAGCTCTAACATTTTGGATCTCTCTTCCGCTATTTAATGCCACCCAAAATTCTCCCTTGTTGTTCTTCTTAATGttgtttcaaaaatatttttcggtgtttggctcgcacgaaaaaattacaaaatgcaaaaatcagagttttgCAAATGCCGCTGGAATCTGGCAACGTTCAGTTGTCGTTGCTGGATTCTGGCGAGAAAGTTTGACAGGATCCAGCCAtttttgccggattccggctggAAACTTCCGGATTCGGCTAGATCAATGGCCGGATCAGGTCATATCCGGCCGaatcccggccgttttggccagatccggctgtAATCTTCCGTATCCGGCAAGAgtcggccggattccggccattttggccaaattcGGCAGGCttggctggaatccggcaatatTCCCGCCGGAATCtggtggccggattccagcgccggcgaccggatgttgtcAGACTCTGGCACCGATTAGATTCCGACGATCGATAATTGCTAAATTctgacaatcggatatcaaacgtgcgtgtaagaacgaaaagtttaatttcggaaaacgatttacaattttaaaaatcgtaaatcgtttttcgaaaattaaaaaagtttttacagtcaaactgaaaacgattttcattgaccattattttcgcccctaccaaacactgtaaaatactgaaatcattttccagaaattattttacgccgaaacaaacggaatatAAATCTCAAACTTTAAATGACTTGTGTTGATTTGATTctgttggtacaattttcggTATGGCCATGATAACTCGCCTTTCGTTGGTGATCTCGTCCTTTGATCACTGTGACACCTCCAATGTCAAGAGAATATGCCGAGGGTTGGCCAAGGCTCCTCTCTCCAATGCTTAAGTTAGCCCCTGAATATATAGTATGCGTAAGTGCAATAATAGTGATCTCTCTTCGTACTTGAGGTTTCGacttatttataggttgagtCATCAGTGCCTTCACCGCCTTAGGGTTTtgtctctttcttctctcttaaCCTATGAATGCCGCCAAAATCAGACTTTAGCCTGGAATCGCCCACCTTCCAAACCAAGACTCTTCCCTTAATAATCTTTATACGAGATTTACGAAGACAAATCCGAGATTAACGTCAATCCCGGATTTTTAGGAACAGGCCGCAGTTTTGGAATATTCGAGATGGGATGAGGCGTGATTCTGAAATATTCGGGATCGTGTATAACAAGCTCCTAGTTCGCTGTGTTAGCCCCCGAATATTACCATGTCGGAGCTCCTGAATACCCATCCTTATTGGCTCATATCCGGTGGGCCTTGGGCTCATATCTCTACACCAGCTAAGGTGGGTTGAAAGGCTTGCTGCTTGGATGTCCCAACAAATTCGATGATACATCtaagggaaatgctaaagatgAGACTCTCATCCTCCCTTCATCACcatctttttcttaaaaaaaattagagtaatgttacatatcatCCATTTATCTTCCTTTTGttcccccaaaattgatgtggctcttaaaatcaccattggatcaaaatcctataatgatctatcataaattcaatggtgattttaagagccacatcaattttaggggggacaaaaagaggacaaagggatgatatgtagtattactcaaaaaattacttttagagtaatgctacacatcatcctcttgtcctccttttgtcctcccaaatttgacgtggctcttaaaattaccattgaatttatgatagatcattattgaattttgatccaatggtgattttaagagccacatcaattttgggaggacaaaaggtggacaagaggatgatatgtagcattactcttatttttattatcaaaggGTGATCAAGAGAGGATGAGAGTCTTacgaggaaaagaaaaagaaatgacaaaatcattatattatatgagtaatgctacacatcatcctcttgtccactTTTcatcctcctaaaattgatgtggctcttaaaatcaccattggatcaaaattcaataatgatctatcataaattcaatggtgattttaagagccacatcaaatttgggaggataaaaggaggataaagggatgatgtgtagcattactcatattatatatattaggtttCATATAAAGTGAGGCAGATAGAGTTttagagcgagagagagagagagagagagagcgcgtTGGGGACAGGATGGGTAGGGTATCTTCGTTCCCTTTACACTCTACGATGTTATACCAATTGAATCTCTTTGATCCCTCCATTTTATCAGAATCCAAACAGAAAAAGCTGATGGAATTTCCACTGCTTTGTTTCTTGTTTCAGGTATTTCAAGGGACTCCATGCACAAGAGGCGTGCCACTGGTGGCAAGAAAAAAGCCTGGAGGAAGAAGCGCAAGTAAACCCTAttcccctctttctctctcactctctctatgGACTATATTTGTgaatttttgtatattttttagtACGCATGTTTGTGTTTGATATGCCGCATTTCGGTCTTTGTTTAGCTACTGAGAAatctagaaaaataaagagataatGAAAATGCAATCTTGCGGTTTATGATGCTTGGGATCCTAAACGTCTTGGGACGTGCTGAAACTAATTCAAGCTGATGTATTTGgcttagttttttatttatttaagtaatgTATAAGGCTTAGTTGAAGGAGGGTTTTGTTTATGGGTTTTTTTAGTTGTTGAAGAAAAATCTGAGAGGGCAATcgtaaaaagcatttaaattttgtGCATTTTAACTTCCAAAGTggttatggaaattgcatgtattttGTTAATGTTGTGCTGGAAGATATCATCCTCGGATTTCATGTTCACCTGCGTATTTGTTGGAGTTCACACAGAACTTTGCAAGTTTGGCGTCAAAATAAGGACTAACTACCATTATTTAATCGGTCCTTTTACTGTATAAAACCAGCTGGTTATAGGGGATTAGATTGTTCGAAAGGTTTCGAAAATTACTGCTAcatgtttttacttttttgtgcGGTTACAACTATGCAAATACATATTTGGATTATTGGATGTTACCAATGGCACAGTGattattttaattgatatttaAGGCTGAAAAGAGTTCAAAAATGTCTGCATCTGTGTTCGTTAGTTACCAGACCTTCATGCTATTGCAGGGTTCTGAGCCTTAATTTATGATTTGTTTTACCATCCTTGGCAATGATCTTTCTTGTTTGTTCAATTTGATTAtctgttttaatgtttttatttatcttctttCCTTCTGCCATTCtgttactttcttttttcttttatttatttatttattattattattgttgttttgCTCTCATTTATTGCCTAAATAATATAGACCTGTAAGTATATGAAGCTTGCCAGAAGCCATATACATATTAGTGAGGTTTAACTTGACTATCGACTATAGGTTAATTTTCAAGTGagttcttttaatttcaagAGATGGTGATATGAAACAGTGGAGGTTGTGTTTGAACTAAGCTTATAAAACCAATGTTTTCTTTGGTGAAAGAACAAAATAGCGTAATTTTCAATGAACATGaagtttcattttcattttttttttcgtggggGGGAGGGGTTATTTTGGGATTTAGTTATTTTACGTTATTCATTGGGGCCCACTCTTGACTTTTGAGAGATTTAGTCCAAGCCCTATTTTAAGTTGTTACATTGTGTTTGCTTATTTATATAATGTTTTATTGTGTTATTAGGTATGAACTTGGTCGTCAGCCTGCAAATACTAAGCTCTCAAGCAACAAGACAGTAAGGAGAATTCGTGTTAGGGGTGGAAATGTGAAGTGGAGGGCCTTGAGATTGGATACAGGGAATTATTCATGGGGTAGTGAGGCTGTCACTCACAAGACTCGTATCCTTGATGTGGTCTACAATGCCTCAAACAATGAACTTGTTAGAACACAAACTCTCGTGCAGAGTGCCATTGTTCAGGTGGATGCAGCTCCCTTTAAGCAATGGTATCTTCAACACTATGGTGTTGACATTGGTAGGAAGAAGAAGGCAACTGCTAAGAAGGAAACGACAGAGGTGATATATGAGTTTGAAACTTTAttcgcttttttatttttatttttaatttttttaattgtttttatatttgtttctgAATGCTGTTTATGGTTTTAGCATCTTCTGTCATGTAGTATCAATATATGCTGTCACATGATTTTGTTAATAGAGATGTTATCGTGCCAtggtcaatttttttaaagtaagacTTACGAGTAAGAAATTGTGCATTTCGGTAATTAACTTTTCTCTGTCCAATCTTGTTTGTAAATTATTGCATCTGGTATTATATAAGACtgctgatttttttaataatttgtttttgaaagtaAGACTTATGAGTTGGCAATTGTGCATTTGTTAGCTCCTGTTTTCATATTAGTATCCAGCATATATTATTTTTGGGCAGTTTTTATTTGATGAAACACTATGGATCTAGAACGCACAAgtaaattgcttttttttttttttctttaataaatattgTCTGAAGTGCAATTTTGGATAATGTTTATTGTGGATACATATTTAGATTTGATGGACTGCTGCCAATAATTATATCCTGTTTACTGCTTGTGTGATTGCCTATATACTCCGGGAgttttattatattctattcGGTGATGACCGGTGTAGTGCCTCCGACTTTCTCATAGTTATGTGTTTTGCTTTGTCCCTTGTTTATTTGAACGTACATTTTCTTAGAATCGCACGAGGCCTTCGTTTGTGGAGTTGGTTAGGTCATACACATGCCTTGATGCAATGGTGATGCTCATTGTGGGTGGTTTTCCATCGTTGTATGCAGAGGTGATGCGATTAGAGCCATTGCGTCATACCAGGTTGTGGGTTCCGTTGACGGAGCCGTGTGCTATTGATCTCCTTCGGACGGTGAGGTCTGAAGACTGTGAGGTTTTGAGATCGACGATGGATTGCTCTGTGTTGGAGATACCTCTGCTTGATCTGATGGTCAAGGAGAAGCTGCTGCGTCCGTTGGGTAAGAAGAATCTCGAAGTTAGTCTCTCTGTTCAAGGCTCGGCAAGGAAGACAAATACGCGTTTGAATTTGTGTACGTGGAGTAAGTTGCTTGTCAAGTTCAACTTAGATGTGGGCTGGGTTGTTGGGTTTGGTCTGGGCCATAAGATTAAAGGATTTCCTTTGGGTTGGTTCATGCCCAAACCCAATTTCAAGTAGACAATGGAGGTCTCTGAGGTTACGGGTCTTGTTTCGGATCCTGAAGCGGGTCTCGTTTCTGTGAAGTGTTTTCAACGTTTGACGGTTGCCCATGGGAGTTCTCATTGGCCGGGGACGACTTTGGCGGCTGTTTCTGGGGTAAATCTGGGTCAACATTTCAAGGGTGGGTGTGTTTCTGATCCAACGGTCGACTTTGCCAAATTGTCTGCGTCTTCACAGTTCGTCTTTCCCCCCTTGTCGACATCGGAGGTGTTGTCTTCGGTTTCTTTGGATGCTTCTCATAGGTTAAAGGAGATTTCTCCGGATCCAGTAAGCTTTATTGTTGGGTTTGGTTCTTTCGGTACATCTCCTTTGCCAAGCAGCTTTGGTGGTACTTGTCTGACCCCTCAGCTTAGTCCTGAGGGGTCTTTTCAGCCCATCTTTGCCCCTTCACAGATTTCTTTTTCAAGGGTGGTTGAGTTGGGAGAGGGGcttcgttctttcttcttcttttttgtgtcGATGATATCTAAGCCGTTTCATAAATACTACCGGAAGGCAAGGAAAGGCAGATTAGTGCAGTTGGATAAGAATTTATTTGCAAAATCTATGGCAGCAACGTGGTTGAATGTTAGTTTTTTAGCCGAGGAAGCAGTTGCGGTGCTTCCAGTGATGGATTCTGCGGGAGTGACATATTCCATGAAGGATATTGTTGGGCCATCTATTTTGAAGAAGGGTTTCATTAGGAGGGGGTTTCTCAACCCGAGCCCAGCTGTGAAAGTTTCTACTCATTTCTCGGTTGTATAGACGGTCGTGTTGACATCGACTCTGGATGTTAAGGAAGATGGGGTGATAGGGTTTCCTTCCCCCCCTGAGTGGTTGCGTCACTCCTATCATTGAAAAGGGAGATGACTTCAGGGTGAATGGTTTGTCCCAATTTCAGAATTGGCCAATAGGTTTTGATCTGTCTAGGGAGGAGGTGTTGTGGGAGCAAGGTGATGAGATTTAGGATGGGGAGTTTGGAGATTccccttaccctttgggtgCTCTTCCTTCCAACACGGCAttggattgggaggtggatagtGTCGAGGATGAGGATTCGTCCTTGGCGATTCTAGCTGCCTTTGAAGAGGACTTTGTTCAACAAGTTAAGGTTGCGTGCCCGAAGTCCAAAGGTAGGAAggagattttgaatttggtaagctcGAGCCATCAACTACGGTGATGCAAGTGCGTCCACTCGgcataggaaaggcaaggctcacgtgtAGTAGCATGGAATGCTTCTCGAGGGTTCAGGTttgagggtttttggttttcgagggttgggatttttttttttcttcttcttttccctaTTTGTGGGTTACTTTGGCTGTTCCTGTGTATTTATCCCATAGTAATTTGAACTTTTCCTGTGCCAGTGAATGTAGCCAATGGATTTTAGAAATTGCAGCGGTAGATTCTTTAGGGAGATATAGGGGAGAGGAAAAGGTTTCACTTAGGTGATTGGGAGATTGCTCGCTCATCTATCCAAACAGGAGGCTCTATCATCAGAAAGTGTCGGGTGTGTTTGATAAACTcttttgtagtgttttttttttaataggaataagaagtgattaatgtgatataaagtagaaaaatgttttgaattttttgtaaggAAAATTGGAAAAGGttgttaaaaagtaattgaagtgatataaaaagtgaaaaaagttgttaaaaagtgatttatgtgatgtaaaaagtgaaatgttttgaagttaactTTTTCAGAGGAAAAATGGAGGGGTTTGCCAAACAAAGCTGCAGTACCTAAATTTGTTGGGGACATGGTTATGGGCCGTGGCAGTATGCTCAGGAGGATGATCATTTTGGGAAGATCTTGTGGCAATTAATGAGGAAAGATTAGGGGTGTTGGAGATCCA harbors:
- the LOC133879903 gene encoding small ribosomal subunit protein eS8-like, which gives rise to MGISRDSMHKRRATGGKKKAWRKKRKYELGRQPANTKLSSNKTVRRIRVRGGNVKWRALRLDTGNYSWGSEAVTHKTRILDVVYNASNNELVRTQTLVQSAIVQVDAAPFKQWYLQHYGVDIGRKKKATAKKETTEEGEGVAEETKKSNHVQRKLEQRQKERKLDPHIEEQFGGGRLLACISSRPGQCGRCDGYILEGKELEFYMKKIQRKKGKAGAGTAA
- the LOC133879896 gene encoding uncharacterized protein LOC133879896 isoform X2, whose product is MSLSPFKLDIDDLIYEFAEGESTTLADMKRVWLSKKFSYIYEASPSSNLAFFMQSLYSHSIGYMISNVSLSHRLGGLFCLYCLYETQPFKPPFKIYLSLGELNKLKELVVDAKEKGVKVVSAVVKRMLEKNMFLFGCLEINEGSVTETVNQLTKLQNARIQVLYNKLFADSRTEHFLHMDLGMEVDLNVVQEKSTEYAEAKKLAIEEASKVVDVQDIKHISEDKKLIGDEMQKIVDDWNVQRDIFNQQRGFSQQPPEEQQQLLLLQEEEQQQDQDDEDFDQQLERLLSKA
- the LOC133879896 gene encoding uncharacterized protein LOC133879896 isoform X1, yielding MSLSPFKLDIDDLIYEFAEGESTTLADMKRVWLSKKFSYIYEASPSSNLAFFMQSLYSHSIGSYMISNVSLSHRLGGLFCLYCLYETQPFKPPFKIYLSLGELNKLKELVVDAKEKGVKVVSAVVKRMLEKNMFLFGCLEINEGSVTETVNQLTKLQNARIQVLYNKLFADSRTEHFLHMDLGMEVDLNVVQEKSTEYAEAKKLAIEEASKVVDVQDIKHISEDKKLIGDEMQKIVDDWNVQRDIFNQQRGFSQQPPEEQQQLLLLQEEEQQQDQDDEDFDQQLERLLSKA